The following coding sequences lie in one Panicum virgatum strain AP13 chromosome 6N, P.virgatum_v5, whole genome shotgun sequence genomic window:
- the LOC120679346 gene encoding transmembrane 9 superfamily member 11-like: MAPLCTSTTITFLLILLTHSVHSPAAAFYLPGSYPQRYRPGDTLAAKVNSLTSPSSKLPYPYYYSLPFCTPQDGVRHAAESLGELLLGDRIETSPYRFSMLNNTTPLFLCRTDPLPPHTAELIKSRIDDSYQVNLLLDTLPVMRYVKNPIAPDMLLRSTGFPIGVRADDGEYYVYNHHKLTVLVNKQNGTTRVETLMATADGAELISFNGGKEGGGYTVVGFEVVPCSVDHDAAAVKDKNMYDEIASKAAAGCDPSVVGMRVHDNRSLVFSYEVTFVESSIEWPSRWDAYLEMGGAKVHWFSILNSIVVVAFLAAIVLVILLRTVRRDLAQYEDLGSESGTQADELAGWKIVAGDVFREPSHPFLLCVLVGDGVRILGMGVVTIIFAALGFMSPACRGALVTGMLCFYLVLGVAAGYTSVAVWKTVRQGDIAGWKSVAWRASFAFPGVGFAVFTVLNCVLWYNGSTGAVPFLLFLVILLLWFFVSVPLTLAGGLIASRVGHIEFPIKTNKIARHVPAAQCSPWVFVAMAGTLPFGTLFIELFFIMSSLWLGRVYYVFGFLLVVLALLVTVCAEVSVVLTYMGLCVEDWRWWWRAFFASGSVALYILGYAVYYLVFDLHSLAGPVSAALYVGYSLLMALAVMLATGAVGLGASFCFVHYLFSTVKLD, encoded by the exons ATGGCTCCTCTCTGCACGTCCACCACCATCACCTTCCTGCTCATCCTCCTCACCCATTCCGTGCACTCCCCGGCCGCCGCATTCTACCTCCCCGGAAGCTATCCTCAGCGGTACCGCCCCGGCGACACCCTGGCCGCCAAGGTAAATTCCCTGACCTCGCCGTCGTCGAAGCTCCCCTACCCCTACTACTACTCCCTCCCCTTCTGCACCCCGCAAGACGGCGTCCGCCACGCCGCCGAGAGCCtcggcgagctcctcctcggTGATCGCATCGAGACATCGCCGTACCGTTTCTCCATGCTAAACAACACCACCCCATTGTTCCTCTGCCGCACCGACCCACTGCCTCCCCACACCGCCGAGCTCATCAAGTCCCGAATCGACGACTCCTACCAGGTCAACCTCCTCCTAGACACGCTCCCGGTGATGCGCTACGTGAAGAACCCGATTGCGCCCGACATGCTCCTCCGGTCCACCGGCTTTCCCATCGGCGTGCGCGCCGACGACGGCGAGTACTACGTCTACAACCACCACAAGCTCACCGTGCTGGTGAACAAGCAGAACGGCACCACCAGGGTTGAGACATTGATGGCGACCGCCGACGGGGCCGAGCTGATCAGTTTCAACGGCGGCAAGGAGGGCGGCGGCTACACGGTCGTCGGGTTCGAGGTCGTCCCGTGCAGCGTGGATCACGATGCAGCGGCTGTCAAGGACAAGAACATGTACGACGAGATCGCGTCGAAGGCTGCCGCCGGGTGCGACCCGTCGGTGGTCGGCATGCGCGTGCATGACAACCGGTCTCTGGTCTTCTCCTACGAGGTGACCTTCGTGGAGAGCAGCATCGAGTGGCCGTCGCGCTGGGACGCGTACCTCGAGATGGGCGGCGCCAAGGTTCACTGGTTCTCCATCCTCAACTCCATCGTGGTGGTCGCGTTCCTGGCCGCGATCGTGCTCGTCATCCTGCTGCGCACCGTGCGGCGCGACCTCGCGCAGTACGAGGATCTGGGCAGCGAGTCGGGAACGCAGGCGGACGAGCTGGCCGGGTGGAAGATCGTGGCGGGCGACGTGTTCAGGGAGCCCAGCCACCCGTTCCTCCTCTGCGTGCTGGTCGGCGACGGCGTGCGCATCCTAGGCATGGGCGTGGTCACCATCATCTTCGCCGCGCTCGGGTTCATGTCGCCCGCGTGCCGCGGTGCGCTGGTCACAGGCATGCTCTGCTTCTACCTCGTCCTAGGCGTTGCCGCCGGGTACACCTCTGTGGCCGTCTGGAAGACTGTCCGGCAGGGCGACATCGCCGGGTGGAAGTCCGTGGCGTGGCGCGCCTCCTTCGCCTTCCCTGGAGTCGGGTTTGCCGTGTTCACCGTGCTCAACTGCGTGCTCTGGTACAACGGCAGCACCGGCGCCGTGCCGTTCCTGCTgttcctcgtcatcctcctcctGTGGTTCTTCGTGTCCGTGCCGCtcaccctcgccggcggcctcatAGCTTCCCGTGTCGGTCACATCGAGTTTCCCATCAAGACCAACAAGATCGCGCGCCAT GTACCGGCGGCGCAGTGCTCGCCGTGGGTGTTCGTGGCGATGGCGGGAACGCTGCCGTTCGGGACGCTGTTCATCGAGCTCTTCTTCATCATGTCGAGCCTGTGGCTGGGCCGCGTCTACTACGTGTTCGGGTTCCTGCTGGTGGTGCTGGCGCTGCTGGTGACGGTGTGCGCTGAGGTGTCGGTGGTGCTGACGTACATGGGCCTGTGCGTGGAGGACTGGCGATGGTGGTGGCGCGCCTTCTTCGCCTCCGGTTCCGTCGCGCTCTACATCCTGGGATACGCCGTCTACTACCTGGTGTTCGACCTGCACAGCCTCGCGGGGCCCGTGTCCGCCGCGCTGTACGTCGGGTACTCCCTGCTCATGGCACTCGCCGTCATGCTCGCCACCGGCGCCGTTGGGCTCGGCGCGTCCTTCTGTTTCGTCCACTACCTCTTCTCCACCGTCAAGCTGGACTGA
- the LOC120678018 gene encoding uncharacterized protein LOC120678018: MGIGLDKLRPSMSLFHSVVPGKRVQPLGQINLPICFGTPANFHKEMLTFDVVGFHVMYHAILGRPYYAKFMVVPNYTYLKMKMPGPKGVITVCPSFDQAYECNVECVEHAEALAEDEALAADLEKMANEAMNSTH, from the coding sequence atggggatcggcctGGACAAGCTACGCCCCAGCATGTCACTGTTTCACAGTGTTgtgccggggaagcgagtccagcCCCTCGGGCAGATCAACCTGCCCATCTGCTTCGGCACGCCGGCCAACTTCCACAAGGAAATGCTCACCTTCGATGTGGTGGGGTTCCATGTGATGTACCACGCCATTCTGGGACGACCGTATTACGCTAAGTTCATGGTGGTCCCCAACTACACttacctcaagatgaagatgccaGGTCCGAAGGGCGTGATCACTGTCTGCCCATCGTTCGACCAGGCCTATGAGTGCAACGTCGAATGCGTTGAGCACGCCGAGGCCCTGGCAGAGGATGAGGCCCTTGCCGCTGACTTGGAGAAGATGGCGAACGAAGCCATGAACTCCACGCACTAA